The Garra rufa chromosome 8, GarRuf1.0, whole genome shotgun sequence genome has a segment encoding these proteins:
- the hnmt gene encoding histamine N-methyltransferase isoform X2 codes for MAAPFRSLVEDYPRYLKSFELFLERSSEHQCMQDFIHNTLPDTLTSIGGGRSVFNVMGVGSGAGEIDLEMLAQLRLKYPHVKVDNEVVEPSVDMLHKYKVRVSTTPDLDHINFKWNKMTASEFEKHWQEKNPGKKMDFIHMIQMLYYVKDPEATVSFFRSLLHKDGKLLIILVSGESGWGKLWTTFRKQLCKTEISQCVTTGDIKTFLDTEGIPYQNYELLSQMDITECFTEGDQVGELLLDFLTEVIEFSKNAPEDLKKGVLDLLRHPDCSKEVDGRIIFNNNLGVLVVEP; via the exons ATGGCAGCTCCATTCAGATCGCTTGTGGAAGATTATCCAAGATACCTCAAATCATTTGAGCTTTTTCTGGAGCGCTCATCAGAGCACCAGTGCATGCAGGACTTCATTCATAATACGCTACCAGACACACTGACAAG CATTGGAGGGGGGAGATCTGTTTTCAATGTGATGGGAGTAGGGAGTGGAGCAG GCGAGATTGATTTAGAGATGCTTGCTCAGCTACGACTGAAATATCCACATGTCAAAGTCGACAATGAAGTGGTGGAGCCAAGCGTCGACATGCTGCACAAATATAAAG TTCGGGTCTCAACAACTCCAGATCTTGATCATATTAACTTTAAGTGGAATAAGATGACGGCATCTGAATTTGAAAAACACTGGCAAGAGAAGAACCCTGGGAAAAAGATGGACTTCATTCACATGATACAG ATGCTGTACTACGTCAAAGATCCAGAGGCCACTGTCTCATTTTTTCGGAGTCTTCTACACAAAGATGGGAAACTCTTAATCATTTTGGTGTCAG GTGAGAGTGGATGGGGAAAATTATGGACAACTTTTAGGAAACAACTCTGTAAAACTGAGATCAGCCAGTGTGTTACTACAGGAGATATAAAAACCTTTCTGGATACTGAGGGCATCCCCTACCAGAACTATGAGCTTCTGTCCCAGATGGACATCACAGAGTGCTTCACTGAGGGAGACCAGGTGGGAGAACTGCTGCTGGATTTTCTTACTGAGGTCATAGAGTTCAGTAAGAATGCTCCTGAAGACCTGAAGAAAGGAGTACTGGACTTGCTGAGACATCCTGACTGCAGTAAAGAGGTGGATGGCAGGATCATATTCAACAACAACCTGGGAGTCTTAGTGGTTGAGCCATAG
- the hnmt gene encoding histamine N-methyltransferase isoform X1, with the protein MHLKFQQVKTMAAPFRSLVEDYPRYLKSFELFLERSSEHQCMQDFIHNTLPDTLTSIGGGRSVFNVMGVGSGAGEIDLEMLAQLRLKYPHVKVDNEVVEPSVDMLHKYKVRVSTTPDLDHINFKWNKMTASEFEKHWQEKNPGKKMDFIHMIQMLYYVKDPEATVSFFRSLLHKDGKLLIILVSGESGWGKLWTTFRKQLCKTEISQCVTTGDIKTFLDTEGIPYQNYELLSQMDITECFTEGDQVGELLLDFLTEVIEFSKNAPEDLKKGVLDLLRHPDCSKEVDGRIIFNNNLGVLVVEP; encoded by the exons ATGCACTTAAAG TTTCAGCAGGTGAAAACCATGGCAGCTCCATTCAGATCGCTTGTGGAAGATTATCCAAGATACCTCAAATCATTTGAGCTTTTTCTGGAGCGCTCATCAGAGCACCAGTGCATGCAGGACTTCATTCATAATACGCTACCAGACACACTGACAAG CATTGGAGGGGGGAGATCTGTTTTCAATGTGATGGGAGTAGGGAGTGGAGCAG GCGAGATTGATTTAGAGATGCTTGCTCAGCTACGACTGAAATATCCACATGTCAAAGTCGACAATGAAGTGGTGGAGCCAAGCGTCGACATGCTGCACAAATATAAAG TTCGGGTCTCAACAACTCCAGATCTTGATCATATTAACTTTAAGTGGAATAAGATGACGGCATCTGAATTTGAAAAACACTGGCAAGAGAAGAACCCTGGGAAAAAGATGGACTTCATTCACATGATACAG ATGCTGTACTACGTCAAAGATCCAGAGGCCACTGTCTCATTTTTTCGGAGTCTTCTACACAAAGATGGGAAACTCTTAATCATTTTGGTGTCAG GTGAGAGTGGATGGGGAAAATTATGGACAACTTTTAGGAAACAACTCTGTAAAACTGAGATCAGCCAGTGTGTTACTACAGGAGATATAAAAACCTTTCTGGATACTGAGGGCATCCCCTACCAGAACTATGAGCTTCTGTCCCAGATGGACATCACAGAGTGCTTCACTGAGGGAGACCAGGTGGGAGAACTGCTGCTGGATTTTCTTACTGAGGTCATAGAGTTCAGTAAGAATGCTCCTGAAGACCTGAAGAAAGGAGTACTGGACTTGCTGAGACATCCTGACTGCAGTAAAGAGGTGGATGGCAGGATCATATTCAACAACAACCTGGGAGTCTTAGTGGTTGAGCCATAG